One genomic window of ANME-2 cluster archaeon includes the following:
- a CDS encoding sugar phosphate isomerase/epimerase: MEISCSSLFLWDYGIDEIAEILGQAGIENIEFWAETPEFWQHRHEAKVVEHLDDVISTFFGHCTVHAPILDLNPSSYNEHVRKATIKETFWAIDLSSKLDARVLTIHPGNRTVHRQPTPEDMKKFFDYLTVCTGYAREMGVVLALENLSPRLQNMCYEPSLMGDVLAKYPDLMMTFDVAHALQTGLDNALDFISELGSRIVNVHVGGVQNGTPHYPGHMARNPGISEILGRLQKSGYDNDLTIEIDDKLINQDMSKFDKISILIKEKEYFIQDINIK, from the coding sequence ATGGAAATATCATGTTCGTCGTTGTTCCTGTGGGACTATGGTATTGATGAGATAGCAGAGATACTGGGCCAGGCAGGAATAGAGAATATTGAGTTCTGGGCAGAAACACCTGAATTCTGGCAGCACCGCCATGAAGCAAAAGTTGTGGAGCACCTGGATGATGTAATATCCACCTTTTTTGGACACTGCACTGTTCATGCTCCTATCCTTGACCTGAATCCGTCATCGTATAATGAGCATGTACGAAAAGCTACCATCAAAGAGACATTTTGGGCCATAGACCTGTCCTCAAAGCTGGATGCTCGTGTGCTGACCATACACCCCGGTAACAGGACCGTACACCGGCAGCCAACCCCGGAAGACATGAAGAAGTTTTTTGACTATCTCACTGTTTGTACCGGATACGCCCGTGAGATGGGCGTTGTCCTTGCTCTTGAGAATCTCTCGCCCAGGTTACAGAACATGTGTTACGAACCGTCCCTTATGGGAGATGTGCTGGCAAAGTATCCTGATCTTATGATGACATTTGACGTAGCCCATGCTCTTCAAACAGGTCTTGATAATGCCCTGGATTTTATAAGTGAACTTGGCAGCAGGATCGTGAATGTACATGTGGGCGGTGTGCAAAACGGTACTCCACATTACCCTGGACATATGGCCAGGAATCCCGGGATCAGTGAAATACTTGGCAGGCTCCAAAAAAGTGGCTATGATAATGACCTGACCATTGAGATTGACGATAAGCTGATTAACCAGGACATGTCAAAGTTTGATAAGATATCTATATTAATAAAAGAAAAAGAATATTTTATTCAGGACATAAATATAAAATAA
- a CDS encoding winged helix-turn-helix domain-containing protein, whose amino-acid sequence MNIQRLAVCSDLRKKIIIRLYYGKKPLGHLRDDLKINSTTAIHALKELEKYNITFQDNDKNYSLTNIGRVIAVKLLDFNDLAEVLEKHKEFWLEHDLSGIPEHLIEKIGWLKDSKLIKDTDTEIFKAHTNYVNLLKNAKEIRGVSSIYIPDFESLYKELATEMIDVHLILSKDVIAKIDKTILNQMNIGSNSNFNLSVMNINLKAAISVTDYFLSLGLFRLDGTYDYSNDLISYSKEAIAWGNEFFDHYARLSERVLF is encoded by the coding sequence ATGAATATTCAACGCCTTGCTGTCTGCTCTGATCTGAGAAAAAAAATCATCATCAGATTGTATTATGGTAAAAAACCGCTGGGTCATTTGCGGGATGATTTGAAAATAAACTCCACGACAGCTATACATGCTTTAAAAGAACTTGAAAAGTACAACATTACTTTTCAAGATAATGATAAAAATTATTCTCTCACAAATATCGGCAGGGTCATAGCTGTAAAACTGCTGGATTTTAACGATCTAGCAGAGGTTTTGGAAAAACATAAAGAATTCTGGCTTGAGCATGACCTGAGCGGAATTCCTGAACATTTGATTGAAAAGATCGGATGGTTAAAAGATTCTAAGCTTATCAAAGATACCGACACCGAAATTTTTAAAGCACATACAAATTATGTCAACTTATTGAAAAATGCAAAAGAAATTCGTGGAGTCTCTTCCATCTATATCCCAGATTTTGAATCCTTATATAAAGAACTTGCAACTGAAATGATTGATGTGCACCTTATATTATCTAAAGATGTGATTGCGAAAATAGATAAAACAATTTTAAATCAAATGAACATTGGAAGCAACTCAAATTTTAATTTGTCCGTAATGAATATAAATTTGAAAGCTGCTATTTCAGTTACTGATTATTTTCTATCGTTAGGATTATTTCGTCTGGATGGGACATATGATTACAGCAACGACCTGATAAGCTACAGCAAAGAAGCAATTGCCTGGGGAAATGAATTTTTTGATCATTATGCCAGATTATCAGAACGAGTGCTTTTTTAA
- a CDS encoding UbiA family prenyltransferase: protein MPDYQNECFFKGENPQNILISFFDKIFSFLTVSSLFIAMTGFSLPLVSFLLYGISVEFDLVLASFFITFAVYSINKLTDIKEDSINMLDRVEFTTKNWHYIIFMVIISSFAALYISLLHSLFAIFIIFFPFCVGFVYSIKIANFRLKDIFCIKSISVALAWAVVGTFIPVIVHSSDFITISAIFYFSFIKFFIYTVLFDIRDIEADRLNNVITLPVFLGINKTKNLLILLNSTFIIWLILSYTFFYRYLFILIFSIAYGYWQILHFTRKGKKIGKSLDLLVEGEFIMIAIVASLFFHT from the coding sequence ATGCCAGATTATCAGAACGAGTGCTTTTTTAAAGGCGAAAATCCTCAAAATATCTTGATTTCCTTTTTTGACAAAATTTTTTCTTTCTTAACGGTGAGTTCCTTATTCATTGCAATGACTGGTTTTTCATTGCCCCTTGTTTCGTTCTTGCTTTACGGAATAAGTGTTGAGTTTGATTTAGTTCTTGCTTCCTTTTTTATTACGTTTGCTGTGTACAGTATCAATAAATTAACAGATATAAAAGAAGATTCGATAAATATGTTGGATAGAGTAGAATTTACTACAAAAAATTGGCATTATATAATTTTTATGGTGATAATATCTTCCTTTGCTGCTCTCTATATATCGCTTTTACATTCTCTTTTTGCTATTTTTATAATTTTCTTTCCTTTCTGTGTAGGATTTGTTTATAGCATAAAAATAGCAAATTTTAGATTGAAAGATATATTTTGCATAAAAAGTATATCAGTTGCCTTAGCTTGGGCTGTGGTCGGAACTTTTATTCCGGTAATCGTTCATTCCAGTGATTTTATCACAATCTCTGCAATTTTCTATTTTTCTTTTATAAAGTTTTTTATTTATACCGTTCTTTTCGATATCCGTGATATTGAAGCCGATAGGCTAAATAATGTTATAACATTACCGGTATTTCTAGGAATAAATAAAACAAAAAACCTTTTAATCCTCTTGAACTCAACATTCATTATCTGGCTTATATTATCCTATACATTTTTTTATAGATATCTTTTTATTTTGATCTTTTCAATTGCATATGGATATTGGCAAATCCTGCATTTTACCCGGAAAGGAAAAAAAATAGGCAAATCGTTAGACTTACTTGTGGAGGGGGAATTTATCATGATAGCAATCGTTGCTTCACTGTTTTTTCATACGTGA
- a CDS encoding ATP-binding protein produces MGLECKTVDYFSLRFAHNAENLVFLGPPGVGKSHLAIAMGIEAVTAGFKVYFVNAGALVEGLKSANLKGILENKLKFLAKYDVLIIDEMGYLPFDSEGAHCFFQLVSRRYEKSSMIFTSNKSYGELGEVFHDRVIAAAIPDRILHHCTTVNIKGESYRLEERRKHGLTTMQK; encoded by the coding sequence TTGGGTTTGGAGTGCAAAACGGTAGATTATTTTTCTTTAAGATTTGCTCATAATGCAGAAAATCTGGTTTTTCTGGGACCACCGGGTGTGGGAAAGTCACATCTTGCAATTGCTATGGGAATTGAGGCTGTGACTGCTGGTTTTAAGGTGTATTTTGTTAATGCAGGTGCCCTTGTTGAGGGATTGAAAAGTGCAAATCTGAAAGGGATACTGGAAAATAAGCTGAAGTTTTTGGCAAAGTATGATGTGCTGATCATTGATGAGATGGGGTATCTACCGTTTGATAGTGAAGGTGCTCATTGTTTTTTTCAGCTGGTTTCAAGAAGGTATGAGAAGAGTTCTATGATTTTTACTTCAAATAAGTCGTATGGTGAATTGGGAGAGGTATTCCACGACCGTGTTATTGCTGCGGCGATTCCGGATAGGATATTGCACCATTGCACGACTGTCAATATTAAGGGTGAAAGTTACAGGCTTGAGGAACGTAGGAAGCATGGTTTGACGACTATGCAAAAGTAG
- a CDS encoding tRNA-guanine transglycosylase — protein sequence MTKYFEVTRRDAAARLGKLLLDDRYPTPLILHSEKDSPIVFAGSLWARNILSPEEVDPGKLVILPGKPMPLHARPEMVKEIYDSAKHERYHWEKRDGATGQLVHPACHDILHADMYVIGAAKQMENDPRMLLDTVIHIKNNTPPDTALYAPALATPENLCLLIYLGIDVVDDILPTIKAYGGIYMMPDGEYRLSDLPVLPCSCSVCTNTSVEDLQEMSAQERGKLVSGHNVNRLVEEKQIAVQRIRGGNLREYVEGKCRSSPWLTALLRLMDQEHVYLEQHTPTYRSVTMYANTSESLNRVEVKRFADRVRSQYQAPAANILLLLPCSARKPYSISNSHQMFNRATGRNRRALNEVIITSPLGIVPRELELVYPAAHYDIPVTGHWDLEERSWVTGCLVDYLKNNKYSHIIAHVDGAYRDICQSAAETLGLDITYTAQGSVTSTRSLGTLRSTVSGIVRDEEYSLRKTTEIAKNMLRGIADYQFGRGAGWLLVPDGASIKAPFPKYQVYYDKKQLASLNPRTGTLIPTIEGAMRLLELGTYQVSIDDFVPGGNLLAPGVVDANMNIRPSDQVIVVSERVLGVGRAMMGGAEMVRSTRGIAVDLRKVMEI from the coding sequence ATGACAAAATACTTTGAAGTAACAAGAAGGGATGCAGCCGCACGATTGGGTAAGTTGCTGCTGGACGACCGTTATCCCACACCCTTAATCCTGCATTCTGAAAAGGACAGCCCCATTGTTTTCGCAGGCAGCCTGTGGGCCCGGAATATATTATCACCTGAGGAAGTGGATCCTGGCAAACTTGTCATCCTGCCAGGTAAACCAATGCCCCTGCATGCCAGACCTGAAATGGTAAAAGAGATCTATGACTCTGCAAAACATGAACGATATCATTGGGAAAAACGGGATGGTGCAACAGGCCAATTAGTACACCCGGCCTGCCATGATATCCTACATGCAGATATGTATGTCATAGGTGCGGCAAAACAGATGGAAAATGATCCCAGGATGTTGCTGGACACTGTAATTCATATCAAGAACAATACTCCTCCTGATACAGCATTGTATGCTCCTGCACTGGCAACCCCTGAGAACCTTTGCCTGTTGATCTACCTGGGCATTGATGTTGTCGATGACATACTTCCCACGATCAAAGCATATGGTGGTATCTACATGATGCCCGATGGTGAGTACAGGCTATCAGACCTGCCAGTACTGCCCTGTTCATGTAGTGTATGCACTAATACCAGTGTGGAAGACCTGCAGGAAATGAGCGCACAAGAGCGGGGTAAACTGGTGTCCGGGCATAATGTGAACAGGCTGGTAGAGGAAAAACAGATCGCTGTCCAGCGTATCAGGGGCGGTAATCTCAGGGAATATGTGGAAGGAAAATGCCGTAGTAGTCCCTGGCTCACTGCACTGCTCCGGCTCATGGACCAGGAACATGTGTACCTTGAACAGCATACGCCGACATACCGAAGTGTTACCATGTACGCAAATACTTCTGAATCTCTGAACAGGGTAGAAGTAAAGCGGTTTGCTGATAGGGTACGCTCACAATACCAGGCACCTGCCGCAAATATACTGCTACTGCTTCCCTGCTCTGCCCGTAAGCCTTATTCCATATCCAACAGTCACCAGATGTTCAACCGTGCCACCGGGAGGAACAGGCGGGCATTGAACGAAGTGATAATCACATCGCCACTGGGTATAGTACCGCGGGAACTGGAACTGGTATATCCTGCCGCCCATTACGATATACCTGTGACAGGACACTGGGACCTTGAAGAACGTTCCTGGGTGACAGGGTGCCTTGTGGATTACCTAAAAAACAATAAGTATTCACATATAATCGCCCATGTGGATGGTGCCTACAGGGATATTTGCCAGAGTGCTGCCGAAACGCTGGGTCTTGATATCACATACACAGCCCAGGGCAGCGTTACGTCTACCCGGTCACTGGGAACATTAAGGTCTACTGTATCTGGTATTGTCCGGGATGAGGAGTATTCACTTCGTAAGACCACTGAGATTGCAAAGAACATGTTGAGGGGAATTGCAGATTACCAGTTTGGCAGAGGTGCAGGATGGCTTTTAGTCCCTGATGGTGCTTCTATCAAAGCACCGTTCCCGAAATACCAGGTATATTATGATAAAAAGCAGCTGGCCAGCCTTAATCCAAGGACAGGTACACTTATCCCAACAATTGAAGGTGCCATGAGGCTTCTTGAACTTGGCACTTACCAGGTCAGCATAGATGATTTTGTGCCCGGCGGCAACCTGCTGGCACCTGGTGTGGTGGATGCAAATATGAACATCCGGCCGTCCGACCAGGTGATAGTAGTAAGTGAGCGGGTGCTGGGTGTGGGCAGGGCAATGATGGGCGGTGCCGAGATGGTACGATCTACCAGGGGCATTGCGGTCGATCTGAGGAAGGTTATGGAGATCTAA
- a CDS encoding transposase: protein MFSIPKDIQTTFIHSLTVYKNLIPEDTIFYWINQKIDFSFMNEACSDLYSPNKGGPVKNTPERMFFSAIVQYLNDFSDRQMEHFARFDIITKWFIGIPIEDRSYNHSVL, encoded by the coding sequence ATGTTTTCAATACCAAAAGACATACAAACTACCTTCATTCATAGTCTAACTGTCTACAAAAATCTCATACCAGAAGACACAATTTTTTACTGGATAAATCAAAAAATAGATTTTTCCTTCATGAACGAAGCATGCAGCGATCTCTATTCACCTAATAAAGGTGGACCAGTAAAAAACACCCCTGAAAGGATGTTCTTTTCAGCAATTGTTCAATATCTCAATGATTTTTCTGACAGACAAATGGAACATTTTGCCAGATTTGACATCATAACAAAATGGTTCATTGGAATCCCAATAGAAGACAGATCTTATAATCACAGTGTACTATGA
- a CDS encoding fibrillarin-like rRNA/tRNA 2'-O-methyltransferase: protein MPAKLVNTHIPGHIPTHIPNVCSIDEGENTRLVTKNLVPDIQVYGEKLITVDGIEYRLWSHHRSKLAGMIEKGMNLALKEDSRVLYLGAASGTTASHVSDIVTKGRVFAVEFSPRIMRDLIDVCSQRSNMVPVFADAGQPGSYKAIVGSVDVIYQDVAQPNQAEIALVNAREFLKPRGYLVMVIKARSVDSTVNPKIVYEQELDKLGKEFNLLDKKVLRPYHPDHLAVIAQRT, encoded by the coding sequence ATGCCTGCAAAACTCGTAAATACACATATACCGGGACATATACCGACACATATACCCAATGTCTGCTCTATAGATGAAGGGGAAAATACCAGGCTAGTCACCAAGAACCTGGTACCAGACATACAGGTATATGGTGAGAAACTGATAACGGTCGATGGGATAGAATACAGGTTATGGTCACACCACCGCAGTAAGCTGGCCGGTATGATAGAAAAGGGGATGAACTTAGCGTTAAAGGAGGATTCCAGGGTCCTTTATCTTGGCGCGGCATCTGGAACTACTGCCAGCCATGTTTCTGATATCGTAACGAAGGGGCGCGTCTTTGCGGTTGAGTTCTCACCAAGGATCATGCGCGATCTTATTGATGTATGCAGCCAGCGAAGTAACATGGTCCCGGTCTTTGCAGATGCCGGGCAGCCTGGGTCGTACAAGGCTATTGTAGGTTCGGTAGATGTGATATACCAGGATGTGGCCCAGCCCAACCAGGCTGAGATCGCATTGGTCAATGCCAGGGAGTTCCTTAAGCCACGTGGATACCTTGTAATGGTTATCAAGGCCCGGAGCGTAGATAGTACTGTAAACCCGAAAATAGTGTATGAGCAGGAATTGGATAAACTTGGTAAAGAGTTCAATTTACTTGATAAGAAAGTACTCAGACCATATCATCCTGACCATCTGGCAGTTATTGCACAAAGAACCTGA
- a CDS encoding nicotinamide-nucleotide adenylyltransferase — protein MDSRRAFYIGRFQPYHLGHQNVLESIAQEVDEIIIGIGSAQASHEPDDLFTAGERVLLMTEALETLGVKHYIIPIEDIQRNSVWVSHVISMTPPFKVVYSNNPLVIRLFEEAGFEVRQSPLFKRERYSGTEIRRRMLHGEEWQSLVPISTAMVISEIGGVKRLKIISGGDNAEE, from the coding sequence ATGGACTCCAGAAGAGCATTCTACATAGGACGGTTCCAACCATACCACCTGGGACACCAGAACGTGCTTGAGTCGATAGCACAAGAGGTAGATGAAATCATAATCGGCATCGGAAGCGCACAGGCAAGCCATGAGCCCGATGATCTGTTCACGGCAGGTGAGCGGGTGCTGCTGATGACCGAAGCACTGGAGACCTTGGGTGTTAAACACTACATAATACCTATTGAGGATATCCAGCGCAATTCAGTCTGGGTGTCCCATGTTATTTCTATGACACCTCCTTTCAAGGTGGTGTATTCAAACAACCCGTTAGTGATACGGCTATTCGAGGAAGCAGGATTTGAGGTCAGGCAGTCACCACTATTCAAGCGGGAGAGATATTCGGGCACTGAGATACGCCGTAGGATGCTACATGGTGAGGAGTGGCAATCACTGGTGCCGATTTCTACTGCAATGGTTATCAGTGAGATAGGCGGAGTAAAGAGATTGAAGATCATATCCGGTGGGGATAATGCCGAGGAATGA